A genomic segment from Drosophila miranda strain MSH22 chromosome 3, D.miranda_PacBio2.1, whole genome shotgun sequence encodes:
- the LOC108159804 gene encoding SR-related and CTD-associated factor 4 isoform X3: MSGGPAPDAITTFVCSTTLWVGHLSKLVYQEELSDTFGEYGDIVSIDQIVPRGCAFIVMNRRQDAHKAMQSLKNHKLQGRAITISWAAGKGVKSKEWKDFWDLELGVTYIPWNKLSPETDLDTLEEGGMFDEDTMPSWIKQKINQAKNVGKEKNTASTPETATASVPGPPPGLMFGIDTTQPPPVGPVGPVGPPPPLGPGAQPPPGLMGMVRGQYPMAPPMGIGMPPPMMMPPTNMPPPMMMPTTTMPPPMMMPPGMMPPGFPGMGGPPHPMGMPHGGPFPPPGAVPPPMAGGAPPAGNSGNISDDQMDIEMDLEDAPPPMPPQQQQQQASFNPPMANPNNVEAVVAAAANEMFQRERERSRGPGGGGGSRWGGRDDVAEAAERWRAENGGGPGGAGPVPGAGPNATFNEARNRLNLNPLEHGMQRPDFMGADFDNRGGPGPRGMGPRSGNLNGGGGPGGPGGDFFPPNMNNSRFNQPTSLMQMRIPPPAAFNQRMGGPPNNAGNGGAVGPMFMRNQGGNGGGPGGPGGPGGPGGTGGRQQGQGPGFFNPRNPFNDNQRGRGGPGVNARNASTGGGGRGRWSDDEDEVGNNFNKRRAGPGGPGGNRFRGDREGEIPDDRRGNNARGGRGPREERDRPGFGNRRGSRDDSSRHSMSSTDEGNSKPMSETDSREKNQETPLSSTNSLSVPTPAQASAPAPATAETADTEEDWDRELQDYEARMEAEQAAKAERDVPEVTPVGAEQRAASGSPVDNFARPAEVANDFPALKQSDASPACTPLYDELPPPSAPTPALDPAEHESRVEVPAEAEAKAAPPQKPEFIRTEAVPKDESPSTPAPALEIQDEAPKMDATQSEAPLSEESSNPAVTVEAEA; this comes from the exons ATGTCCGGCGGACCCGCACCCGATGCTATAACAACGTTTG TATGCAGCACCACCTTGTGGGTGGGCCATCTGTCCAAGCTGGTCTACCAGGAGGAGCTGTCCGACACCTTTGGGGAGTACGGCGACATAGTAAGCATCGATCAGATTGTGCCACGCGGATGCGCATTCATAGTGATGAATCGTCGCCAGGATGCGCACAAGGCCATGCAATCGCTGAAGAATCACAAGCTCCAGGGACGGGCCATAACCATCTCCTGGGCCGCCGGCAAGGGGGTGAAGAGCAAGGAGTGGAAGGACTTCTGGGACCTGGAGCTGGGCGTTACGTACATACCCTGGAACAAGCTGAGTCCGGAGACGGATCTCGACACCCTCGAGGAGGGCGGCATGTTCGACGAGGACACCATGCCCAGCTGGATTAAGCAGAAGATCAATCAGGCCAAAAATGTCGGCAAGGAGAAGAACACGGCGTCCACTCCAGAGACCGCTACGGCATCCGTTCCTGGCCCACCGCCAGGACTAATGTTCGGCATCGATACAACACAGCCGCCTCCAGTGGGACCCGTGGGTCCAGTGGGTCCACCCCCACCGCTCGGCCCCGGCGCACAACCTCCGCCCGGACTCATGGGCATGGTGAGAGGCCAGTACCCCATGGCTCCGCCCATGGGGATAGGCATGCCGCCTCCGATGATGATGCCACCGACAAATATGCCGCCACCGATGATGATGCCGACGACAACCATGCCTCCACCAATGATGATGCCACCGGGCATGATGCCGCCCGGTTTTCCAG GAATGGGTGGACCCCCTCATCCTATGGGTATGCCTCACGGAGGCCCATTTCCGCCACCCGGAGCAGTGCCACCTCCTATGGCTGGCGGCGCCCCACCCGCGGGCAACAGTGGTAATATAAGCGACGATCAAATGGACATTGAAATGGATCTGGAGGATGCCCCGCCACCGATGCcaccacagcaacagcagcagcaggccagCTTCAATCCGCCTATGGCCAATCCCAACAATGTGGAGGCAGTggtggctgccgctgccaacGAGATGTTCCAGAGGGAACGGGAGCGTTCCCGCGGCCcaggtggcggcggcggctcaCGTTGGGGCGGACGCGATGACGTGGCAGAAGCTGCCGAACGCTGGAGAGCCGAAAACGGCGGTGGACCGGGGGGAGCTGGTCCTGTACCTGGGGCTGGACCAAATGCCACATTCAATGAGGCGCGAAATCGTCTCAACCTGAATCCACTTGAGCATGGAATGCAGAGACCAGACTTTATGGGCGCGG ACTTTGATAATCGCGGTGGACCGGGTCCTCGTGGAATGGGGCCACGCAGTGGGAACCTAAATGGAGGCGGAGGACCGGGTGGACCAGGAGGAGACTTCTTCCCGCCCAACATGAACAACAGCCGATTCAATCAGCCCACCAGCCTGATGCAAATGCGTATACCGCCGCCTGCGGCCTTCAATCAGCGTATGGGTGGACCCCCTAACAATGCTGGCAATGGCGGTGCCGTGGGACCAATGTTCATGCGCAACCAGGGCGGCAATGGCGGTGGACCCGGTGGACCTGGCGGACCTGGTGGACCTGGTGGAACTGGTGGACGACAACAGGGACAGGGACCAG GCTTCTTCAATCCCCGGAATCCCTTCAATGATAATCAACGCGGACGTGGAGGCCCTGGTGTGAATGCAAGGAATGCCTCAACCGGAGGCGGCGGGCGAGGACGCTGGAGCGACGATGAGGATGAAGTCGGCAACAATTTCAACAAGCGTCGTGCCGGTCCTGGAGGTCCTGGCGGTAATCGCTTCCGTGGAGATCGAGAGGGCGAGATTCCCGACGATCGCCGTGGCAACAACGCGCGTGGCGGGCGCGGACCAAGAGAAGAACGTGACCGTCCAGGGTTTGGAAATAGACGCGGCTCGCGAGATGACAGTAGTCGACATTCAATGAGTTCCACGGATGAAGGAAACAGCAAACCCATGTCGGAAACGGATTCCAGGGAAAAGAATCAGGAGACGCCGCTGTCCAGCACTAATTCGCTATCAGTGCCAACACCAGCCCAAGcatcagctccagccccagcaACTGCTGAGACGGCGGACACCGAGGAGGACTGGGACCGTGAGCTGCAGGACTATGAAGCGAGAATGGAGGCAGAGCAAGCAGCTAAGGCCGAGCGAGATGTACCAGAGGTTACTCCAGTTGGTGCAGAGCAAAGAGCGGCCTCTGGGTCGCCGGTGGATAATTTCGCAAGACCAGCGGAAGTAGCGAACGATTTTCCGGCACTAAAACAATCAGATGCTTCACCCGCCTGCACGCCCCTCTACGATGAGCTGCCACCACCCTCAGCCCCAACCCCAGCCCTAGATCCCGCTGAGCACGAAAGCAGAGTGGAAGTAcctgcagaagcagaagcCAAAGCAGCTCCTCCACAGAAACCTGAATTTATTCGTACAGAGGCTGTGCCCAAAGACGAATCCCCTTCAACTCCTGCTCCAGCTCTGGAAATACAAGATGAAGCTCCAAAAATGGATGCTACACAGTCAGAAGCTCCATTATCGGAGGAGTCATCCAATCCAGCGGTGACTGTCGAGGCTGAAGCATAG